Proteins from a single region of Persephonella sp.:
- a CDS encoding class I SAM-dependent methyltransferase — protein sequence MAQEKIAARIFDSVVKRYDRFLKFATFGFIDRWQEILVKQTPAGNFPLDVGTGTGEVVKKIHSIYPNSIPVGIDVAFNMLKKAKEKNKEKKNLFIRASAYDLPFKNKSIDSILTSLVFRHLEPDNAAREFSRILKDGGHIGILDISKPSKFIYGSIYFFANKIFRPIGEKIFSKDEYDYFMESIENSMTAKQLEEFFKEKGYSKVFMEKRFLGMVVIAVFKKEADIKF from the coding sequence ATGGCACAGGAAAAAATCGCAGCCAGAATATTTGATAGCGTTGTCAAAAGGTACGACAGATTTTTAAAGTTTGCCACCTTTGGATTTATAGATAGATGGCAGGAGATTCTTGTAAAACAAACCCCTGCAGGTAACTTTCCTCTTGATGTGGGAACAGGCACCGGAGAAGTAGTAAAAAAAATCCATAGTATTTATCCTAATAGCATTCCTGTTGGAATTGATGTTGCCTTTAACATGCTTAAAAAAGCTAAAGAAAAAAATAAAGAAAAGAAAAACCTTTTTATCCGTGCATCTGCGTATGATCTTCCTTTTAAGAATAAAAGTATAGACAGCATACTAACCTCTCTTGTTTTTAGACATTTAGAGCCAGATAATGCTGCAAGAGAATTCAGCAGAATTTTAAAAGATGGAGGACATATTGGGATACTTGACATATCTAAACCATCTAAATTTATTTACGGATCTATCTATTTTTTTGCCAATAAAATTTTTAGACCTATAGGTGAAAAAATATTCTCAAAAGATGAATATGATTACTTTATGGAATCTATTGAAAACTCTATGACAGCTAAACAGCTTGAAGAATTTTTTAAGGAAAAAGGCTACAGTAAGGTTTTTATGGAAAAAAGGTTTTTAGGTATGGTGGTAATAGCAGTATTCAAAAAGGAAGCTGATATTAAGTTTTAA
- the cysS gene encoding cysteine--tRNA ligase has translation MSLKVYNTLSGKKEEFVPINPGEVKIYTCGVTVYDVNHVGHGRSLIVFDMIRRYLRYLGYNVKFVRNFTDVDDKIINRAKNECVPFTVIADRYIKEYFQDAENFRIEPADVEPRVTTHIPDIIDFIQKLIEKGYAYEVEGDVYFSVRKFKDYGKLSKRSVDELIAGARVEPGEKKKDPLDFALWKASKAGEPAWDSPWGKGRPGWHTECCAMIFKHLGETIDIHGGGLDLTFPHHENELAQAEALSDKPFARYWIHNGLVTVNGQKMSKSLGNYITLKEIYSKYEPDILRLLVLSVHYRSPLDFSWEKMEETKKAYERLKNTMDEYETLKKLPEKADFEEHLYDAIAKAEQGFYAAMSDDFNTPEALASIFGLVREMNILKDKAVKEGGISKKALESYKEARDVIHKIGRDIFGLFDSLQPCIEKEELIEVAVEKTAELEQMEKEEKELIQMLIEIRNIARKQKNFEIADMIRDRLSQQGIILEDTPVGTKWKKK, from the coding sequence ATGAGTTTAAAGGTATATAACACACTCTCAGGGAAAAAAGAAGAGTTTGTCCCTATAAATCCCGGCGAAGTAAAAATCTATACATGCGGAGTGACAGTTTATGATGTTAACCATGTTGGGCACGGAAGAAGCCTTATAGTTTTTGATATGATCAGGAGGTATCTGAGGTATCTGGGTTACAATGTTAAATTTGTAAGGAATTTTACAGATGTTGATGACAAAATAATCAACAGAGCAAAAAATGAGTGTGTTCCTTTTACAGTTATTGCAGACAGATACATAAAAGAGTATTTTCAGGATGCTGAAAACTTCAGGATAGAACCTGCAGATGTTGAACCAAGGGTTACTACACACATTCCTGATATTATTGATTTTATACAAAAGCTGATAGAAAAAGGCTACGCATACGAGGTTGAAGGTGATGTTTATTTTTCTGTTAGAAAGTTCAAAGATTACGGAAAACTTTCAAAAAGAAGTGTTGATGAGCTTATAGCAGGTGCAAGGGTTGAACCAGGGGAAAAGAAAAAAGATCCTCTTGATTTTGCTTTGTGGAAAGCATCAAAAGCTGGAGAGCCTGCATGGGATTCCCCATGGGGAAAAGGAAGACCCGGCTGGCATACAGAATGCTGTGCGATGATATTTAAGCATCTTGGGGAAACAATAGATATTCACGGAGGAGGACTTGATCTAACATTTCCCCACCACGAAAATGAGCTCGCTCAGGCAGAGGCATTATCAGACAAACCCTTTGCAAGATACTGGATACACAACGGGCTTGTTACGGTAAACGGACAAAAAATGTCAAAATCTTTAGGAAACTACATAACCCTGAAAGAAATATACTCAAAATACGAACCAGATATCCTCAGACTTCTTGTTCTGTCAGTCCACTACAGAAGTCCCCTTGATTTTTCATGGGAAAAAATGGAAGAAACAAAAAAAGCTTACGAAAGGCTAAAAAACACGATGGATGAGTATGAAACCCTCAAAAAACTCCCTGAAAAAGCTGATTTTGAAGAACACCTTTATGATGCTATAGCAAAAGCTGAACAGGGCTTTTATGCGGCTATGAGTGATGACTTTAACACACCGGAAGCACTTGCGTCTATATTTGGCCTGGTAAGGGAGATGAATATACTGAAAGATAAAGCTGTAAAAGAAGGTGGAATATCAAAAAAGGCGCTTGAGTCCTACAAAGAGGCAAGAGATGTTATTCATAAGATAGGAAGAGATATTTTTGGTCTTTTTGATAGCCTTCAGCCATGCATAGAAAAGGAAGAGTTAATAGAGGTTGCTGTAGAAAAAACAGCAGAACTTGAGCAGATGGAAAAAGAAGAAAAAGAGCTTATCCAGATGCTTATAGAGATAAGGAATATAGCAAGGAAGCAGAAGAATTTTGAGATAGCAGATATGATCAGAGACAGACTTTCACAGCAGGGAATAATCCTTGAAGACACTCCTGTAGGCACAAAATGGAAGAAAAAGTAA
- a CDS encoding MlaD family protein yields MNTAFRVGLFVLFISVIAGYLIITFSGKEFGVKTKEYVLYFNAVEGLSPGADVQVKGVKAGRVEKIEFEDNKVKVTIGIKSDIPIYQDAKAYVRTLGLMGDKYIYIDPGNPSSGMLSDKGVIKRTQVYATTEEAFASAQDVAKKIGELVDNLNEALGKGNLKEMIENIKILAKHTDQLVMENKENLKRSIDNITIITENLKNELPSLIKKIDKVAENLEAITGENREDIRQLIKNLKETSIALREKTPEVLDEISKAAKIIKGTVGENREDIKIAIDNLKDASEKLDNILIKIDEGKGTLGKLVNDDSLYENANSGIKEFSKPFSVINKTKLDIILYGEKHTGNEDAKAGIAGRLAPGEKSYIYVGLLTNSNGSISRQEDITTNNTTTRIVKRDYGILFDVQYAHRILKLWEKSLWVRGGLKDSTGDVGLDLYFADNLVVKADLYNFDRKYGFNEPDNPQLDVGIVYKIKNNPFFVSFGGSDLLNSDLIGVYVGAGFMFRDDDIKYLLGSVPKP; encoded by the coding sequence ATGAATACAGCCTTTAGAGTAGGGCTATTTGTTTTATTTATCTCTGTGATTGCAGGTTATCTTATTATAACTTTTAGTGGAAAAGAGTTTGGAGTAAAGACAAAAGAGTATGTCCTGTATTTTAACGCTGTTGAAGGACTTTCTCCAGGAGCAGATGTTCAGGTAAAAGGTGTAAAAGCAGGGAGGGTTGAGAAAATAGAGTTTGAAGATAATAAAGTAAAAGTAACAATAGGGATTAAATCAGACATACCAATATACCAAGACGCAAAGGCTTATGTGAGAACACTTGGTCTTATGGGAGATAAATATATATACATAGATCCGGGAAATCCATCTTCGGGAATGCTATCAGATAAAGGGGTTATAAAAAGAACACAGGTTTACGCAACAACTGAAGAGGCATTCGCATCTGCACAGGACGTTGCAAAGAAAATTGGAGAGCTTGTGGACAACCTCAATGAAGCACTTGGGAAAGGAAATCTGAAAGAAATGATTGAGAATATAAAAATTCTTGCAAAACATACAGATCAGCTCGTTATGGAAAACAAAGAAAATCTAAAAAGATCCATAGACAATATCACAATTATCACAGAAAATCTAAAAAATGAACTACCGTCCCTTATAAAAAAGATAGACAAAGTCGCAGAAAATCTTGAGGCTATAACAGGAGAAAACAGGGAAGATATTAGACAGCTTATAAAAAATCTAAAGGAAACATCTATCGCCCTAAGGGAAAAAACGCCGGAGGTTCTTGATGAGATAAGCAAGGCAGCAAAGATCATAAAGGGAACTGTTGGGGAAAACAGAGAAGACATAAAAATAGCCATAGATAATTTGAAAGATGCTTCAGAGAAGCTTGATAATATACTTATAAAAATAGATGAAGGAAAAGGAACATTAGGTAAACTTGTTAATGATGACTCTCTTTATGAAAACGCAAACTCTGGCATAAAAGAGTTTTCCAAACCTTTCTCCGTTATAAATAAAACAAAACTTGATATTATTCTTTACGGAGAAAAACATACAGGAAACGAGGACGCAAAAGCTGGCATAGCAGGAAGGTTAGCTCCAGGAGAAAAAAGTTACATATACGTTGGTCTTCTAACAAACAGCAACGGTTCTATCTCAAGACAGGAAGACATAACAACCAACAACACAACAACAAGGATAGTAAAAAGGGATTATGGGATACTTTTTGATGTTCAGTATGCCCATAGAATATTGAAGTTATGGGAAAAATCCCTCTGGGTTAGAGGCGGATTAAAAGATTCTACAGGTGATGTAGGTCTTGACCTTTATTTTGCAGACAACTTGGTTGTTAAAGCAGATCTTTACAATTTTGACAGAAAGTACGGGTTTAATGAACCGGACAATCCACAGCTTGATGTTGGCATTGTATACAAAATTAAAAACAATCCATTCTTTGTCAGCTTTGGAGGGTCTGATCTTTTAAACAGTGATCTTATAGGAGTTTATGTAGGTGCAGGATTTATGTTCAGAGATGATGATATAAAATATTTACTTGGAAGTGTTCCAAAACCTTAA
- a CDS encoding BCAM0308 family protein, with protein MGNRKDRLIKEYIHDPYFTKEKYPDPSICERCGVVFHEGVFQWIEPPPKNAEKMICPACRRIEDRYEGGVVVLEGDFLQSHKEEIINLIKNVEQNETAYRPLERIINVDDEGDKMTITTTYEHLARRIGEAVHRAYKGDLNFKYPEGTKYIRVYWKR; from the coding sequence ATGGGCAATAGAAAAGACAGGCTTATTAAGGAGTACATTCATGATCCCTATTTTACGAAGGAGAAGTATCCTGATCCGTCAATATGTGAAAGGTGCGGGGTTGTATTCCATGAAGGTGTTTTTCAGTGGATAGAGCCTCCCCCCAAAAATGCCGAAAAAATGATCTGTCCCGCATGTAGAAGAATAGAAGACAGGTACGAAGGAGGAGTTGTTGTTTTGGAAGGGGATTTTCTACAATCTCACAAAGAAGAGATAATAAATCTTATAAAAAATGTTGAACAGAACGAGACGGCTTACAGACCCCTTGAAAGAATTATTAATGTGGATGATGAAGGGGATAAGATGACAATAACAACAACTTATGAGCATCTTGCAAGAAGAATAGGAGAGGCTGTTCACAGGGCTTACAAGGGAGATCTTAACTTTAAATATCCTGAAGGGACAAAATATATCAGAGTTTACTGGAAGAGGTAA
- a CDS encoding 3-dehydroquinate synthase II — protein sequence MKQFIVNAINYDKKIVTTAIESGADYIIVPEEKLQEAKKLGRVKFITADKEGNLSDNFVFITINDKKDEEKAAKLAKSGKNVIVRTTDWTIIPLENLIAQSENIYAVVKNADEASIAVGILEKGVKGVVLETEDLNEIKRVASVIKETTEKVQMIKAKVTAIIPVGMGDRVAVDTTSLFKKGEGMLVGNSSAGMILVHAETEESPYVASRPFRVNAGAVHMYTRVPGGKTVYLCELEAGKEVMAYDIEGNGRAVVVGRAKIERRPMLLIEAEYEGKKLSAVLQNAETIRVVKGDGSLVSVVDLKEGDEILGYVEEAGRHFGMKVEETILEK from the coding sequence ATGAAACAGTTTATAGTAAACGCTATTAATTACGACAAAAAAATTGTAACAACGGCGATAGAATCAGGAGCTGATTACATAATAGTGCCTGAGGAAAAACTCCAAGAAGCAAAAAAGTTAGGAAGGGTAAAGTTTATAACAGCAGACAAAGAAGGAAATCTGTCTGATAACTTTGTTTTTATAACGATAAATGACAAAAAAGATGAAGAAAAGGCTGCAAAATTAGCTAAATCTGGAAAAAATGTTATTGTGAGAACAACAGACTGGACAATTATTCCCCTTGAGAACCTTATAGCTCAGTCAGAAAATATCTATGCAGTAGTTAAAAATGCAGACGAAGCAAGCATAGCAGTAGGAATACTTGAAAAAGGTGTAAAAGGGGTTGTGCTTGAAACAGAAGACCTGAATGAGATAAAAAGGGTTGCATCTGTGATAAAAGAGACTACAGAAAAAGTGCAGATGATTAAAGCAAAAGTAACAGCAATAATACCTGTTGGAATGGGAGACAGGGTGGCTGTTGATACAACTTCTCTCTTCAAGAAAGGCGAGGGTATGCTTGTAGGAAATTCGTCTGCAGGAATGATACTCGTCCACGCAGAGACAGAAGAATCCCCTTATGTTGCCTCAAGACCTTTCAGGGTGAATGCAGGTGCTGTTCATATGTACACAAGGGTTCCTGGAGGAAAAACGGTTTATCTATGCGAGCTTGAGGCTGGCAAAGAGGTTATGGCATACGATATTGAGGGAAATGGAAGAGCTGTCGTTGTTGGAAGGGCAAAAATAGAAAGAAGACCTATGCTGTTAATAGAAGCAGAATACGAAGGAAAAAAACTGAGTGCTGTTCTTCAGAACGCTGAAACTATCAGGGTGGTCAAAGGAGACGGATCACTTGTTTCCGTTGTTGATCTGAAGGAGGGAGATGAGATATTAGGCTATGTTGAGGAAGCGGGAAGACATTTTGGTATGAAGGTTGAAGAAACCATACTTGAAAAATAG
- a CDS encoding hydantoinase B/oxoprolinase family protein, with the protein MNDPIMLEVFKNKLSAIAEEMGVLLQRTAFSPNIKERKDFSCAIFDNKGRLVSQAAHIPVHLGSMPLSVKSALELVNFEEGDAVILNDPYRGGTHLPDITLVSPVFIEGKPAFFVANRAHHADVGGISSGSMPLSSSIFQEGLVIPPVKLIEKGKIKKEIIQIIKSNTRTPEEREGDLFAQISANLTGIKRLKELVSNYSLQTVLQYMEALNDYSEKMMRNRIKQIPDGTYTFHDYIEDDGLGNKDIKISVEITVSKNDVSLDFTKSSPQTQGSVNAVRAITVSAVYYVFRSLIKRDIPTNDGCFKPINVITKKGTVVDCTYPFPVSAGNVETSQRIVDVVLGALSKAIPEEIPAASQGTMNNLTIGGINPETGRPFTYYETIGGGMGASSISDGESAIQSHMTNTLNTPVEAVEFEYPFMVERYCIRKGSGGDGLLRGGDGIIRSIKLLTDAEITVISERRRIPPYGLFGGKPGEVGRNEVIHRGRKIIEAGKFSRKLKKGDTITIYTPGGGGYGKPTP; encoded by the coding sequence ATGAATGATCCTATTATGCTTGAGGTTTTTAAAAACAAGCTTTCTGCAATAGCAGAGGAGATGGGGGTTCTCCTCCAGAGAACAGCCTTTTCCCCTAACATTAAAGAAAGGAAGGATTTCTCATGTGCTATATTTGACAATAAAGGCAGATTAGTATCTCAGGCAGCCCACATCCCTGTTCATCTTGGATCTATGCCTTTATCTGTAAAATCTGCTCTTGAACTTGTAAATTTTGAGGAAGGGGACGCTGTTATTTTGAATGATCCTTACAGAGGTGGGACACATCTACCTGACATCACCCTGGTCTCACCTGTTTTTATAGAAGGAAAACCAGCTTTCTTTGTTGCAAACAGGGCTCACCACGCAGATGTAGGCGGGATATCTTCAGGTTCTATGCCACTATCAAGCTCTATCTTTCAGGAAGGTCTTGTTATTCCTCCTGTAAAGCTGATAGAAAAGGGAAAAATAAAAAAAGAGATCATTCAGATCATAAAATCAAACACAAGAACACCTGAAGAGAGGGAAGGAGATCTTTTTGCACAGATCTCTGCAAATCTGACAGGGATAAAAAGATTAAAAGAACTTGTGTCAAACTACTCACTACAGACAGTTTTACAGTATATGGAAGCTTTAAATGATTACTCAGAAAAAATGATGAGAAACAGAATAAAGCAGATCCCTGATGGCACTTACACATTTCATGACTACATAGAAGATGACGGTCTTGGAAATAAAGATATAAAAATAAGCGTAGAAATAACAGTTTCTAAAAATGATGTAAGTCTTGATTTTACAAAAAGCTCTCCCCAAACCCAGGGAAGTGTAAATGCAGTAAGAGCTATAACCGTTTCTGCCGTTTATTATGTTTTCAGATCATTGATAAAAAGGGATATCCCAACAAATGATGGTTGCTTTAAACCTATAAATGTAATAACAAAAAAGGGAACGGTTGTTGACTGCACATATCCATTTCCTGTTTCTGCCGGAAATGTTGAGACATCACAGAGGATTGTTGATGTTGTTCTTGGAGCTCTTTCAAAAGCTATTCCTGAGGAGATACCTGCAGCAAGTCAGGGAACAATGAACAACCTTACAATAGGTGGAATTAACCCTGAAACAGGCAGACCTTTCACATATTACGAAACTATAGGAGGAGGAATGGGAGCTTCCTCAATATCTGACGGGGAATCTGCTATCCAGTCTCACATGACAAACACCCTTAACACCCCTGTGGAAGCTGTTGAGTTTGAGTATCCCTTTATGGTGGAAAGATACTGTATAAGAAAAGGCTCTGGAGGTGATGGTCTTCTCAGAGGTGGGGACGGAATAATACGCAGTATAAAACTTCTTACAGATGCAGAAATAACGGTAATCTCAGAAAGGAGAAGAATTCCACCTTACGGACTTTTTGGGGGAAAACCGGGAGAGGTAGGCAGAAATGAGGTGATCCATAGAGGCAGAAAGATCATTGAAGCTGGAAAGTTCAGCAGAAAACTTAAAAAAGGAGACACAATTACTATTTATACCCCCGGAGGGGGAGGTTACGGAAAACCTACTCCTTAA
- a CDS encoding hydantoinase/oxoprolinase family protein: MIKIGVDTGGTFTDFVYLKNGKWEIFKVLSTPEDPSNAVLEGLKKIGGQKRDITHGTTVATNAVLERKGAKTAFVTNKGFEDIIYIGRQNRKDLYDLTYKRPPPLIPADLRFGIDCRVDSKGEIIKDLEEKQITDLIEIIKTKNVQSVAVCFLFSFLNPEHENILKERLETEGFYVSVSNQIVPEFREYERASTTVVNSYVMPKMERYLKKIRRNIPDADRFRVIQSNGGIISPETASSEPVRTVLSGPAGGVIGAFFVGQTVGRKKLITFDMGGTSTDVSLIDEKIPFTTESSISDFPLKIPVIDIHTVGAGGGSIAYLDEGGSLNVGPESAGANPGPVCYGKGEKLTVTDANLFLGRLIPDFFLSGSMELDTDRLNYYFDHYSKKWNIPPESLAEGILKIANTKMERAIRVISVERGHNPKDFSLFTYGGAGGLHAAFLARNLKIPEVIIPKNPGIFSAFGMLLSDVVKDYSLTVMIKADYSKRQHIKKMFLQLEKKAFDDLLREGIYKNDIYIDRYLDMRYKGQSFELIIPYSENFIDDFHKTHQKIYGYKTDKDVEIVNIRIRATGKTEKPALERIEKGEVDPEDALIRWDYVYFDGKKIKTMVLSREKLKAGNRVKGPAIIVEYSSTTVISPFSECYVDDYGNLILKVRG, translated from the coding sequence ATGATTAAAATAGGGGTGGATACAGGAGGAACATTCACAGATTTTGTTTACCTGAAGAATGGAAAATGGGAGATTTTTAAAGTTTTATCCACTCCTGAAGATCCGTCTAATGCTGTTTTGGAAGGTTTAAAAAAAATCGGCGGTCAGAAAAGGGATATAACACACGGCACAACCGTTGCAACAAACGCAGTTCTTGAAAGGAAAGGTGCAAAAACAGCCTTCGTTACAAACAAAGGCTTTGAGGACATTATATATATCGGAAGACAGAATAGAAAGGACCTTTACGATCTTACCTACAAAAGACCTCCTCCCTTAATACCTGCAGATCTGAGATTTGGAATAGACTGCCGTGTTGACTCAAAAGGTGAAATAATAAAAGATCTTGAAGAAAAGCAGATAACTGATCTAATAGAGATAATAAAAACAAAAAATGTCCAGTCTGTTGCTGTCTGCTTTCTTTTTTCCTTCCTTAATCCTGAACATGAGAATATCCTGAAAGAAAGATTAGAGACTGAAGGTTTTTATGTCTCTGTCTCAAACCAGATAGTTCCTGAGTTCAGGGAGTACGAAAGGGCTTCAACGACGGTGGTAAACAGCTATGTGATGCCAAAAATGGAAAGGTATCTGAAAAAGATAAGGAGAAACATTCCTGATGCAGACAGGTTCAGGGTCATACAGTCTAACGGAGGGATAATCTCTCCAGAAACAGCCTCATCAGAACCTGTAAGAACAGTTTTATCAGGCCCTGCTGGAGGGGTGATCGGGGCATTTTTTGTAGGACAGACTGTAGGTAGAAAAAAGCTGATAACCTTTGATATGGGAGGAACATCGACAGATGTTTCACTAATAGATGAAAAAATACCATTTACAACAGAATCTTCAATATCTGATTTTCCTCTGAAAATACCTGTTATAGACATTCACACGGTAGGTGCAGGAGGAGGCTCAATAGCTTACCTTGACGAGGGTGGATCTTTGAATGTTGGACCGGAAAGTGCAGGGGCAAATCCTGGACCTGTCTGTTATGGGAAAGGAGAAAAACTGACTGTAACAGATGCAAATCTATTTTTAGGAAGGCTCATACCTGACTTTTTCCTTTCTGGGAGTATGGAGCTTGATACAGACAGACTAAACTACTATTTTGACCACTACAGTAAAAAGTGGAACATACCTCCTGAAAGTCTTGCAGAAGGTATCCTGAAGATTGCAAACACAAAAATGGAAAGGGCTATAAGGGTTATATCAGTTGAAAGAGGTCACAACCCAAAAGATTTTTCCCTTTTTACATATGGCGGAGCAGGTGGACTTCATGCTGCTTTTCTGGCAAGAAATCTCAAAATACCAGAAGTCATAATCCCAAAAAATCCCGGAATTTTTTCTGCTTTCGGTATGCTCCTTTCTGATGTTGTTAAAGACTACTCATTAACCGTTATGATAAAGGCAGATTACTCAAAAAGGCAACATATTAAAAAGATGTTCCTTCAGCTTGAAAAGAAGGCTTTTGATGATCTTTTGAGAGAAGGAATTTATAAAAATGATATTTATATTGACAGATACCTTGACATGAGATATAAAGGACAGTCTTTTGAGCTTATTATTCCCTACTCAGAAAACTTTATAGATGATTTTCACAAAACCCATCAAAAGATCTATGGTTATAAAACTGACAAAGATGTTGAGATTGTCAATATAAGAATAAGAGCAACAGGCAAAACTGAAAAACCGGCACTTGAGAGAATAGAAAAAGGGGAAGTAGATCCTGAAGATGCCCTGATAAGATGGGATTATGTGTATTTTGATGGCAAAAAGATAAAAACAATGGTGCTAAGCAGAGAAAAACTAAAAGCCGGCAACAGAGTAAAAGGTCCGGCAATCATAGTTGAATACTCATCAACAACAGTAATCTCTCCATTTTCAGAATGTTATGTTGATGATTACGGAAACTTGATATTAAAGGTTAGAGGGTAA